A part of Sulfurifustis variabilis genomic DNA contains:
- a CDS encoding nuclear transport factor 2 family protein, translating to MRTLSLAAGAVVMALSVTHALAGASDDARRHFDAIAAGQVDDIMAAYGDKARFEWIGGPLNGTYAGTDEIRGVWSKFAKANAPLKVSVAKLEESANPQGSTVTANVEFSGKNTIKVRYALTYRDGRLVNEIWQIDPKLSSAAY from the coding sequence ATGCGTACTCTTTCGCTCGCCGCCGGCGCCGTCGTGATGGCGCTTTCCGTCACCCATGCCCTCGCCGGGGCTTCGGACGACGCACGACGGCACTTCGACGCGATCGCCGCCGGCCAGGTCGACGACATCATGGCCGCCTACGGCGACAAGGCCCGCTTCGAATGGATCGGCGGTCCGCTCAACGGGACGTACGCCGGGACGGACGAGATACGCGGCGTCTGGAGCAAGTTCGCGAAGGCCAATGCGCCGCTCAAGGTCAGCGTGGCGAAGCTCGAGGAGAGCGCGAACCCGCAGGGCAGCACCGTGACGGCGAACGTCGAGTTCAGCGGCAAGAACACCATCAAGGTCCGCTACGCCCTGACCTACCGCGACGGCCGGCTCGTCAACGAGATCTGGCAGATCGACCCGAAGCTGTCCAGCGCGGCGTACTAG
- a CDS encoding EF-hand domain-containing protein, whose amino-acid sequence MNATRKVFLTLAFCAVPMAAFAADVGSGARDIPGGSSDWPSFSEIDTNNSGLIEQGEAESVRGLGFVSSDTNGDALLDRQEYEAARRGTPVTGGDGGGAPTVSGGGR is encoded by the coding sequence ATGAACGCGACGCGAAAGGTTTTTCTCACCCTCGCTTTCTGTGCCGTGCCGATGGCCGCGTTCGCGGCCGATGTGGGGAGTGGGGCCCGGGACATCCCGGGCGGCTCGAGCGACTGGCCGTCCTTCAGCGAAATCGATACCAACAACAGCGGTCTGATCGAGCAGGGCGAGGCCGAGTCGGTTCGCGGCCTGGGTTTCGTCAGCTCCGACACCAATGGCGACGCCCTGCTGGACCGGCAGGAGTACGAGGCCGCACGCCGCGGCACGCCGGTCACGGGCGGCGACGGCGGCGGCGCGCCCACGGTGAGCGGGGGAGGGCGCTGA
- a CDS encoding flavin reductase family protein — MKRHFQKKSLPLDKVRRYLEPGPIVLVSSALNGRHNIMTMGWHTVMEFSPSLIGCVIAGSNHSFDMVRRSGECVINVPTTALTDEVVGIGNTSGAEIDKFDRFGLTAEKAREVGAPLIRECYAHFECQLVDDSLVRKYNFFIWEVVQAQAAVSPKYPQTLHYTGDGVFMVSGKIISRRKQFLPDML, encoded by the coding sequence ATGAAAAGACATTTCCAGAAGAAGAGCCTCCCGCTCGACAAGGTGCGCCGCTACCTCGAACCGGGGCCCATTGTCCTCGTCTCGTCGGCCCTGAACGGCCGCCACAATATCATGACCATGGGCTGGCACACGGTGATGGAGTTCTCGCCCTCCCTGATCGGCTGCGTGATCGCGGGCAGCAATCACAGCTTCGACATGGTCCGCCGCAGCGGCGAATGCGTCATCAATGTGCCCACGACGGCGCTCACCGACGAGGTGGTCGGCATCGGCAACACGAGCGGCGCCGAGATCGACAAGTTCGACCGTTTCGGACTGACGGCCGAGAAGGCGAGAGAGGTGGGGGCGCCGCTGATCCGCGAGTGCTACGCGCACTTCGAATGCCAGCTCGTCGACGACAGCCTGGTCCGCAAGTACAACTTCTTCATCTGGGAAGTGGTGCAGGCGCAGGCCGCGGTATCGCCGAAGTATCCGCAGACCCTGCACTACACGGGCGACGGGGTGTTCATGGTGTCCGGCAAGATTATCAGCCGGCGCAAGCAGTTCCTCCCGGACATGCTGTGA
- a CDS encoding CzcE family metal-binding protein — MSRLRFPIVSLLVAGVVSAPSFAMPSRAISDLGTPVHDGIPDARPQARGADRTIAIGADTKHVNVEGGEIVRFTVGGNAFEWLFDTYGTGRVFDLKEIAPAGTLDGRDIKVYVSPDPLYSSG, encoded by the coding sequence ATGAGCAGGCTGCGTTTCCCCATCGTTTCCCTTCTCGTCGCCGGTGTTGTCTCGGCGCCCTCGTTCGCCATGCCGTCCCGGGCGATATCGGACCTCGGCACGCCGGTGCACGACGGTATACCGGACGCCCGTCCGCAGGCGCGCGGCGCCGATCGCACCATTGCGATCGGCGCCGACACGAAGCACGTCAACGTGGAGGGCGGCGAGATCGTCCGGTTCACCGTCGGCGGCAACGCCTTCGAGTGGCTCTTCGACACCTACGGCACCGGCCGCGTGTTCGACCTCAAGGAGATCGCGCCGGCCGGCACCCTCGATGGCCGGGATATCAAGGTCTACGTCTCGCCGGATCCGCTGTACTCGAGCGGCTGA